The Amycolatopsis sp. 195334CR genome window below encodes:
- a CDS encoding AMP-binding protein, which produces MRVRPSYSSGASATSLLGETIGAYFDRAVEDFGDRDALVDRPTGRRWTYAELGAEVDVLALGLLDHGIQPGDRVGIWAPNCAEWVLVQYACAKIGAVLVNLNPGYGRHEIEYVLNLAGVRLLISAESFKTSDYARMIAEIDCPALEQVVLLGGDAWAEVLDRGRRGDPALLAKVGASLHADEPINIQFTSGTTGFPKGATLSHHNILNNGFSVGELCGYGPEDRVCVPVPFFHCFGMVMGNLAAMTHGASVVIPAPVFNARATLEAVEAERCTSLYGVPTMFIAELADPDFAAFELSSLRTGIMSGTPCPIDVMRQVVELMGMTEVTICYGMTETSPVATQTRADDSLERRVSTVGRAGPHVEIKVVDPRTGLTVPRGEAGEVCMRGYSVMIGYWDQPDKTADAIDANGWMHSGDLGVMDEHGYLNITGRIKDMVIRGGENIYPREVEEFLHTHPDIVDVQVIGVPDARYGEELMAWVRLRPGAFLDAASLRSFCEGELARHKIPRYVHLVDEFPMTVSGKVRKVEMREMAVELLGLGELLGTRHA; this is translated from the coding sequence ATGAGGGTGCGGCCGAGCTATTCGTCCGGGGCGTCGGCCACCTCGCTGCTCGGCGAGACCATCGGCGCGTACTTCGACCGGGCGGTCGAGGACTTCGGTGACCGTGACGCGCTGGTGGACCGCCCGACCGGGCGGCGGTGGACCTACGCCGAACTCGGCGCCGAGGTCGACGTGCTCGCGCTCGGCCTGCTCGACCACGGCATCCAGCCGGGGGACCGGGTGGGCATCTGGGCGCCGAACTGCGCGGAGTGGGTGCTGGTGCAGTACGCCTGCGCCAAGATCGGCGCGGTGCTGGTGAATCTCAACCCGGGGTACGGCAGGCACGAGATCGAGTACGTGCTGAACCTGGCCGGGGTGCGGCTGCTGATCTCCGCGGAGTCCTTCAAGACCTCCGACTACGCCAGGATGATCGCCGAGATCGACTGCCCGGCGCTGGAGCAGGTGGTGCTGCTCGGCGGGGACGCGTGGGCCGAGGTGCTCGACCGCGGCCGCCGCGGTGATCCCGCGCTGCTGGCGAAGGTCGGTGCGTCGCTGCACGCGGACGAGCCGATCAACATCCAGTTCACCTCGGGCACGACGGGCTTTCCCAAGGGCGCGACGCTGTCGCACCACAACATCCTCAACAACGGCTTCTCGGTCGGCGAGCTGTGCGGGTACGGGCCGGAGGACCGGGTGTGCGTGCCGGTGCCGTTCTTCCACTGCTTCGGCATGGTGATGGGCAACCTGGCGGCGATGACGCACGGGGCGAGCGTGGTGATCCCGGCGCCGGTGTTCAACGCGCGCGCCACGCTGGAGGCGGTCGAGGCCGAGCGGTGCACGTCGCTGTACGGCGTGCCGACGATGTTCATCGCCGAGCTGGCCGATCCGGACTTCGCCGCGTTCGAGCTGTCGTCGCTGCGGACCGGGATCATGTCCGGGACGCCGTGCCCGATCGACGTGATGCGCCAGGTGGTCGAGCTGATGGGGATGACCGAGGTGACCATCTGCTACGGCATGACGGAGACCTCGCCGGTGGCCACCCAGACGCGCGCGGACGATTCGCTGGAGCGCCGCGTGTCGACGGTCGGCCGCGCCGGGCCGCACGTGGAGATCAAGGTGGTCGACCCGCGCACCGGCCTGACGGTCCCGCGCGGCGAGGCCGGCGAGGTGTGCATGCGCGGGTACTCGGTGATGATCGGGTACTGGGACCAGCCGGACAAGACCGCGGACGCCATCGATGCCAACGGCTGGATGCACAGCGGCGATCTCGGGGTGATGGACGAGCACGGTTACCTGAACATCACCGGGCGGATCAAGGACATGGTGATCCGGGGTGGCGAGAACATCTACCCGCGTGAGGTGGAGGAATTCCTGCACACCCACCCGGACATCGTCGACGTGCAGGTGATCGGTGTGCCGGACGCGCGGTACGGGGAAGAGCTGATGGCCTGGGTCCGGTTGCGGCCGGGGGCGTTCTTGGACGCGGCTTCGTTGCGTTCTTTTTGCGAGGGCGAGTTGGCTCGGCACAAGATTCCGCGGTACGTGCACCTGGTGGATGAATTTCCGATGACGGTGTCGGGGAAGGTGCGGAAGGTCGAGATGCGGGAGATGGCGGTGGAGTTGCTGGGGCTGGGGGAGTTGCTGGGGACTCGGCACGCTTGA
- a CDS encoding PLP-dependent cysteine synthase family protein — protein sequence MTDSKLGPGIISGLEDLVGRTPMVRLRLPDVPDHVRLLAKVEMLNPLASVKDRAALWMLRDAERTGKLPLDGGGTVVEASSGNTAISLAALAAMRGHRCVIVLPDNATEERKAILRAYGAELVLADHTQGLPAAIAKAAGIAKSIPGSWLCGQEANPVNVEAHYHTTAPEIWEATGGEVDVVVCGVGTGGTLTGITKFMKERRRIHTVAVEPTGSPVLSGGERGPHKIPGMGGGFINPVTDVDCIDQVITVADEAAADSAKELTRSLGLFVGVSSGAAVHAARVLAASERWAGATIVTVLPDSGERYLSIWESLGSQAQQARAA from the coding sequence ATGACCGATTCCAAGCTCGGGCCGGGGATCATTTCCGGGCTGGAGGACCTCGTCGGCCGCACGCCGATGGTGCGGCTGCGGTTGCCCGACGTGCCCGACCACGTGCGGTTGCTGGCCAAGGTGGAGATGCTCAACCCGCTGGCCAGCGTGAAGGACCGCGCCGCGCTGTGGATGCTCCGCGACGCCGAGCGCACCGGCAAGCTGCCGCTGGACGGCGGCGGCACGGTGGTGGAGGCGTCCTCGGGCAACACCGCGATCTCGCTGGCCGCGCTGGCCGCGATGCGCGGGCACCGGTGCGTGATCGTGCTGCCGGACAACGCGACCGAGGAGCGCAAGGCGATCCTGCGCGCGTACGGCGCGGAGCTGGTGCTCGCCGACCACACCCAGGGCCTGCCCGCGGCCATCGCCAAGGCGGCGGGCATCGCGAAGTCCATCCCCGGTTCGTGGTTGTGCGGCCAGGAAGCCAACCCGGTGAACGTCGAGGCGCACTACCACACCACGGCGCCGGAGATCTGGGAAGCCACCGGCGGCGAGGTCGACGTGGTGGTGTGCGGTGTCGGCACCGGCGGCACGCTGACCGGCATCACGAAGTTCATGAAGGAGCGCCGCCGCATCCACACCGTGGCGGTGGAGCCGACCGGTTCGCCGGTGCTGTCCGGTGGTGAGCGCGGCCCGCACAAGATCCCCGGCATGGGCGGCGGTTTCATCAACCCGGTCACCGACGTCGACTGCATCGACCAGGTGATCACCGTGGCCGACGAGGCCGCGGCGGACTCGGCCAAGGAGCTGACCCGTTCGCTGGGGTTGTTCGTCGGGGTTTCGTCGGGGGCCGCGGTGCACGCGGCCCGTGTGCTCGCCGCCAGTGAACGCTGGGCCGGGGCCACCATCGTCACCGTGCTGCCGGACAGCGGTGAGCGGTATCTGTCCATTTGGGAGTCACTGGGGTCGCAGGCACAGCAAGCACGCGCCGCCTGA
- a CDS encoding acyltransferase, translated as MRGLAALGVLLTHVGLYSAQVALTEFPGMEQPGNGFAGVLLQQLHVSLPIFFVLSGVLLYRPWVLAALGGTKKPGVKPYLWRRALRTLPAFWVTLAVVLIAFNSEGIQNLWHVVRPFLLLHVYEDQAFVFGLEQSWSLSTEIAFYALLPVLAWALHRVARGGADVAAKARRILLVLGVVVVAGFGFAAYTFTESMGSWPIEDKWPLKWMGFIAVGMALATLSAAAELQPEKSPALYRFLARKPASAWAAALVVYLIACFQPFGDSGSANYPDMAQGMVEQVLYLSFGLLAVAPLTLPNTRSRLIDAVLTNPVMLFLGRISYGLYLWHIAIIYFWNEGAFGADGFWKLLGICLAGSIVAATLSYYVIESPAMRLREKLGKAPKEVGVATLERPDHLTSVR; from the coding sequence ATGCGCGGGCTCGCCGCGCTGGGGGTGCTGCTCACCCACGTCGGTCTCTACTCCGCCCAGGTGGCGCTGACCGAGTTCCCGGGCATGGAGCAGCCGGGGAACGGGTTCGCCGGCGTCCTGCTGCAGCAGCTGCACGTGAGCCTGCCGATCTTCTTCGTGCTGTCCGGTGTGCTGCTGTACCGCCCGTGGGTGCTGGCGGCGCTGGGCGGGACGAAGAAGCCGGGGGTCAAGCCCTACCTGTGGCGTCGTGCGCTGCGGACGCTGCCCGCGTTCTGGGTGACGCTGGCGGTGGTGCTGATCGCGTTCAACAGCGAGGGCATCCAGAACCTGTGGCACGTGGTGCGGCCGTTCCTGCTGTTGCACGTGTACGAGGACCAGGCGTTCGTGTTCGGGCTGGAGCAGAGCTGGAGCCTCTCCACCGAGATCGCCTTCTACGCGCTGCTGCCGGTCCTGGCGTGGGCGCTGCACCGGGTGGCCCGCGGTGGTGCCGACGTGGCCGCCAAGGCCCGCCGGATCCTGCTGGTGCTCGGGGTGGTCGTGGTGGCCGGGTTCGGCTTCGCCGCCTACACCTTCACCGAGTCGATGGGCAGCTGGCCGATCGAGGACAAGTGGCCGCTGAAGTGGATGGGCTTCATCGCGGTCGGGATGGCGCTGGCCACCCTGTCGGCCGCGGCGGAGCTGCAGCCGGAGAAGTCCCCGGCGCTGTACCGGTTCCTGGCCCGCAAGCCGGCCTCGGCCTGGGCGGCGGCGCTGGTGGTCTACCTCATCGCCTGCTTCCAGCCGTTCGGTGACTCCGGCAGCGCGAACTACCCGGACATGGCGCAGGGCATGGTCGAGCAGGTGCTGTACCTGTCGTTCGGCCTGCTGGCGGTGGCCCCGCTGACCCTGCCGAACACGCGCTCGCGGCTGATCGACGCGGTGCTGACGAACCCGGTGATGCTGTTCCTGGGCAGGATCTCGTACGGCCTGTACCTGTGGCACATCGCGATCATCTACTTCTGGAACGAGGGTGCCTTCGGGGCCGACGGGTTCTGGAAGCTGCTGGGCATCTGCCTGGCGGGCAGCATCGTGGCGGCGACGCTGAGCTACTACGTGATCGAGAGCCCGGCGATGCGGTTGCGGGAGAAGCTCGGGAAGGCGCCGAAGGAAGTGGGCGTGGCTACGTTGGAACGGCCGGATCACCTGACGTCGGTGCGGTAG
- a CDS encoding SDR family NAD(P)-dependent oxidoreductase produces the protein MTEFEGKSVLISGGGSGIGLATAQRLVAAGGRVVLAGRSQERLNTAVKELDAGDRVVAVRADVSSTADLDALFAKVGETVGKLDGVFANAGTASAGLLGDVSEEEFDRVVGTNFKGTYFTVAKAVPFLNEGASVVLNGSWLVHRGMAPGALYAASKAAVLNLSRSLAANLAPQGIRVNTVTPGHTETEMFDQVAPNEQVREFFRSQVVLGKLGQPGDVAETVAFLLSAKSAYVTGQEFVVDGGLVTAVAA, from the coding sequence ATGACTGAGTTCGAAGGCAAGTCCGTACTGATTTCCGGTGGTGGCAGCGGTATCGGCCTCGCCACCGCGCAGCGGCTGGTCGCCGCCGGCGGGCGCGTGGTGCTCGCCGGGCGAAGCCAGGAGCGGCTGAACACCGCGGTCAAGGAACTCGACGCCGGTGACCGCGTGGTGGCCGTGCGGGCCGACGTGTCCAGCACCGCCGACCTCGACGCGCTGTTCGCCAAGGTCGGCGAGACCGTGGGCAAGCTCGACGGGGTGTTCGCCAACGCGGGTACCGCCTCGGCGGGGCTGCTCGGCGACGTCTCCGAGGAGGAGTTCGACCGGGTCGTCGGCACCAACTTCAAGGGCACCTACTTCACCGTGGCCAAGGCCGTGCCGTTCCTCAACGAGGGCGCTTCGGTGGTGCTGAACGGTTCCTGGCTGGTGCACCGCGGCATGGCGCCCGGCGCGCTGTACGCGGCGAGCAAGGCCGCCGTGCTGAACCTGAGCCGCTCGCTGGCCGCGAACCTGGCGCCGCAGGGCATCCGGGTGAACACGGTGACGCCGGGGCACACCGAGACCGAGATGTTCGACCAGGTCGCGCCGAACGAGCAGGTCCGCGAGTTCTTCCGCAGCCAGGTGGTGCTCGGCAAGCTCGGGCAGCCGGGTGACGTCGCGGAGACGGTGGCCTTCCTGCTCTCGGCCAAGTCGGCCTACGTCACCGGGCAGGAGTTCGTCGTCGACGGCGGCCTGGTGACCGCCGTGGCCGCCTGA
- a CDS encoding acyl-CoA dehydrogenase family protein, translated as MIDFRLPEEHETLRKTVEEFAASEVAPVIGELYQREEFPYELVAKMGRMGLFGLPFPEEHGGMGGDFFALALALEELARVDSSVAIAVSAGVSLGALPIHKFGTPEQKQRWLPALCAGEALAGFGLTEPGGGTDAGATRTTAVRDGDEWVINGSKCFITNSGTDITALVTVTAVTGVTADGRKEISAIIVPSGTPGFSVAPSYSKVGWCASDTHELSFVDCRVPVGNLVGEEGRGFAQFLSVLDESRIALAAVGTGLAQGCVDECVRYARDREAFGKPLGDHQAIAFKIADMEARAHTARLAWYHAAARLVAGEPFKREAAIAKLVSSNAAMDNAREATQIFGGYGFMNDYPVARFYRDAKILEIGEGTSEVQRMLIARTLLAP; from the coding sequence GTGATCGACTTCCGCCTGCCGGAGGAGCACGAGACCCTGCGCAAGACCGTCGAGGAGTTCGCCGCTTCGGAGGTCGCCCCGGTGATCGGGGAGCTCTACCAGCGCGAGGAGTTCCCGTACGAGCTGGTCGCGAAGATGGGCCGGATGGGGTTGTTCGGGCTGCCGTTCCCGGAGGAGCACGGCGGCATGGGCGGCGACTTCTTCGCACTGGCGCTGGCGCTCGAAGAGCTGGCGCGGGTGGACTCGTCGGTGGCGATCGCGGTGTCGGCCGGGGTTTCGCTCGGGGCGTTGCCGATCCACAAGTTCGGCACGCCCGAGCAGAAGCAGCGGTGGCTGCCCGCGTTGTGCGCGGGCGAGGCGCTGGCCGGGTTCGGCCTGACCGAACCCGGCGGCGGCACCGACGCCGGCGCCACCCGCACCACCGCGGTGCGGGACGGTGACGAGTGGGTGATCAACGGCAGCAAGTGCTTCATCACCAACTCGGGCACAGACATCACCGCGCTGGTCACGGTCACCGCGGTGACCGGCGTGACGGCGGACGGCCGCAAGGAGATCTCGGCGATCATCGTGCCTTCGGGCACGCCGGGCTTCTCGGTGGCCCCGTCGTACTCGAAGGTCGGCTGGTGCGCTTCGGACACCCACGAGTTGTCCTTTGTGGACTGCCGAGTCCCGGTGGGGAATTTGGTTGGTGAGGAGGGACGCGGCTTCGCCCAGTTCCTCTCGGTGCTGGACGAAAGCCGCATCGCGCTGGCCGCGGTCGGCACGGGCCTGGCGCAGGGCTGCGTGGACGAATGCGTGCGCTACGCGCGGGACCGCGAGGCCTTCGGCAAGCCACTGGGCGACCACCAGGCGATCGCCTTCAAGATCGCCGACATGGAAGCCCGCGCGCACACCGCCCGTCTGGCCTGGTACCACGCCGCCGCCCGCCTGGTCGCCGGCGAACCCTTCAAGCGCGAGGCGGCGATCGCCAAACTGGTCTCCTCGAACGCCGCCATGGACAACGCACGCGAAGCCACCCAAATCTTCGGGGGCTACGGTTTCATGAACGACTACCCGGTAGCCCGCTTCTACCGGGACGCGAAGATCCTGGAAATCGGCGAAGGCACCAGCGAGGTGCAACGCATGCTCATCGCCCGAACCCTCCTCGCCCCGTAG
- a CDS encoding acyl-CoA dehydrogenase family protein, translating into MTATVEIPEPELTPDQVVARAEAIAPTLVERQAETEKRGYYAEDTHEAFRAAGFYRILVPRRYGGYEFGLDTFMRVVQALTRGCPSTGWMYCLGAAHAHAAASIFDERVQDEIFAGGDFICPATVAPGGQPERLENGDWRLSGTWNYCSGSPYATHFIGHTLVFGEDGTPSPMMFVVPREKWTRLDDWNTTLGLRGSGSHSIAMENAHIPAHHMFEMHLSQVDVSEGTPGAALHGNPFYGGGLLSFMVLEDAVLAVGMAQSALDACEELMKTRSTIFPPIQGRAQDPDYQFRFGQATGMIATAEAAFHNAIQQWEQAVSEGSAAFTPERELRIALICREVVRLSFDAVQAHLVPTAGSSAVRNGARVERVWRDLSMQHSHAGISVFLSAIAQREYSQARLGAA; encoded by the coding sequence ATGACAGCCACGGTGGAAATTCCCGAACCGGAGCTCACCCCGGACCAGGTCGTCGCGCGGGCCGAGGCGATCGCGCCCACGCTCGTGGAACGCCAGGCGGAGACCGAGAAACGCGGTTACTACGCCGAAGACACCCACGAGGCGTTCCGCGCCGCCGGTTTCTACCGGATCCTGGTGCCCCGCCGCTACGGCGGTTACGAGTTCGGCCTGGACACCTTCATGCGCGTGGTGCAGGCGCTGACCAGGGGCTGCCCGTCCACCGGCTGGATGTACTGCCTCGGTGCCGCGCACGCGCACGCCGCCGCGTCGATCTTCGACGAGCGCGTGCAGGACGAGATCTTCGCCGGGGGCGACTTCATCTGCCCGGCCACCGTCGCGCCGGGCGGCCAGCCCGAGCGGCTGGAGAACGGTGACTGGCGGCTCAGCGGGACCTGGAACTACTGCTCCGGATCGCCCTACGCCACCCACTTCATCGGGCACACGCTGGTCTTCGGCGAGGACGGCACGCCGTCGCCGATGATGTTCGTGGTGCCGCGCGAGAAGTGGACCCGGCTCGACGACTGGAACACCACGCTCGGCCTGCGCGGCAGCGGTTCGCACAGCATTGCGATGGAGAACGCGCACATCCCGGCGCACCACATGTTCGAGATGCACCTGAGCCAGGTCGACGTCTCCGAGGGCACGCCGGGCGCGGCGCTGCACGGGAACCCGTTCTACGGCGGCGGTCTGCTCAGCTTCATGGTGCTGGAGGACGCGGTGCTCGCGGTCGGCATGGCCCAGAGCGCGCTGGACGCGTGCGAGGAGCTGATGAAGACGCGGTCGACGATCTTCCCGCCGATCCAGGGCCGCGCGCAGGACCCCGACTACCAGTTCCGCTTCGGCCAGGCCACCGGCATGATCGCCACCGCGGAGGCGGCCTTCCACAACGCGATCCAGCAGTGGGAGCAGGCGGTTTCGGAGGGTTCGGCGGCCTTCACCCCGGAACGCGAACTGCGGATCGCGTTGATCTGCCGCGAAGTGGTGCGGTTGAGCTTCGACGCGGTGCAGGCGCACCTGGTGCCGACTGCGGGTTCCAGCGCGGTGCGCAACGGCGCCCGGGTCGAGCGGGTGTGGCGCGACCTGTCGATGCAGCACAGCCACGCCGGCATCTCGGTGTTCCTCTCCGCGATCGCGCAGCGCGAGTACAGCCAGGCGCGGCTGGGTGCGGCATGA
- a CDS encoding class I SAM-dependent methyltransferase, translated as MSESTTHWNDVGIDYDKVLNTDESNVKLLAAAVGLLPPETKDLLDIGAGTGRLTSLVRKALPEATILGVDPAPTMVEAAEIKFADDPKVSFAGGLVEDLSFIPDNSFDAVISSFALHHLELDTYKLAAAELFRVLRPGGRFVNADQFCRVMGPAGSPDRAKDVLDLLTAKAKHYLEHASFERMLLQIDLLPRFMREDGEILTTPEFWTEKLLSAGFAEAHIVETPPAELYNRVIWAVKPS; from the coding sequence ATGAGTGAATCGACCACGCACTGGAACGACGTCGGCATCGACTACGACAAGGTGCTCAACACCGACGAGTCGAACGTCAAGCTGCTGGCCGCCGCGGTCGGCCTGCTGCCGCCGGAGACGAAGGACCTGCTGGACATCGGCGCCGGCACCGGGCGGCTCACCTCGCTGGTGCGCAAGGCCCTGCCGGAGGCGACCATCCTCGGCGTCGACCCGGCCCCGACCATGGTGGAGGCGGCGGAGATCAAGTTCGCCGACGACCCGAAGGTCTCCTTCGCCGGTGGTTTGGTGGAGGACCTGTCCTTCATCCCGGACAACAGCTTCGACGCGGTGATCTCCAGCTTCGCGCTGCACCACCTGGAGCTGGACACGTACAAGCTGGCGGCGGCGGAGCTGTTCCGCGTGCTGCGCCCGGGTGGGCGGTTCGTGAACGCGGACCAGTTCTGCCGGGTGATGGGGCCCGCGGGCAGCCCGGACCGGGCGAAGGACGTGCTCGACCTGCTCACCGCGAAGGCGAAGCACTACTTGGAGCACGCCAGCTTCGAGCGGATGCTGCTGCAGATCGACCTGCTGCCGCGCTTCATGCGCGAAGACGGCGAGATCCTGACGACGCCGGAGTTCTGGACGGAGAAGCTGCTGAGCGCCGGCTTCGCCGAGGCGCACATCGTCGAGACGCCGCCGGCCGAGCTGTACAACCGGGTGATCTGGGCGGTCAAGCCCTCCTGA
- a CDS encoding extracellular solute-binding protein, translating into MSKVVIDVWVPDLTFPGWMDRWFQLGKDFEKVYPQYEVRVQGKDFWTFPQEVSRAAAAGAPPTLAELYFYMGQVARDLRHADGSPLFTSVERAVAGRTEINGEPVVLGDLMTPFREYYTVGGDLMSFPSVCTTSLLYANTELLEKAGVTELPQTWTEVAAVCEQIARAKGGPKHAITWSNHGTFYQQAVATQGGLLVNNDNGRSGRATEAELASKEMLAWAEIWRELHRDGHYLHTGGIPDWAQTLRAFAEQDVAIRISSSNDVNYMVQAAKDNGFGIEVGLFPFSDTQPYVGNAIAGTSMWLTSGLDEATQDGALTFLQYMHNARNAADRHKANSFAPVTHASFELLEREGWFEQHPYHRVASDHVTRFPAKAVRPDGVPADAVPAQQGAVFGDFAGNQDVMTRAMGDVLRGADPITRFTQATEEAQALLDTYNAYALGDWPRDPDGPNSSHKVEYFTTLMAGRDYSAADLENVVKLNR; encoded by the coding sequence ATGAGTAAAGTGGTCATCGACGTCTGGGTCCCCGATCTGACTTTTCCGGGCTGGATGGACCGCTGGTTCCAGCTGGGCAAGGACTTCGAGAAGGTGTACCCGCAGTACGAGGTCCGCGTGCAGGGCAAGGACTTCTGGACCTTCCCGCAGGAGGTCTCCCGCGCCGCCGCAGCCGGTGCCCCGCCCACCCTGGCCGAGCTGTACTTCTACATGGGCCAGGTGGCCCGCGACCTCCGGCACGCCGACGGCAGCCCGCTGTTCACCTCGGTCGAGCGGGCGGTGGCCGGCCGGACGGAGATCAACGGTGAGCCGGTGGTGCTCGGCGACCTGATGACGCCGTTCCGCGAGTACTACACCGTCGGCGGCGACCTGATGTCGTTCCCGTCCGTGTGCACCACGAGCCTGCTCTACGCCAACACCGAGCTGCTGGAGAAGGCCGGCGTCACCGAGCTCCCGCAGACCTGGACCGAGGTCGCCGCGGTCTGCGAGCAGATCGCTCGCGCCAAAGGCGGCCCGAAGCACGCCATCACCTGGTCCAACCACGGGACCTTCTACCAGCAGGCCGTCGCCACCCAGGGCGGGCTGCTGGTGAACAACGACAACGGCCGCAGCGGCCGGGCCACCGAGGCCGAGCTGGCCTCGAAGGAAATGCTGGCCTGGGCGGAGATCTGGCGCGAGCTGCACCGCGACGGGCACTACCTGCACACCGGCGGCATCCCCGACTGGGCGCAGACCCTGCGGGCGTTCGCCGAGCAGGACGTGGCGATCCGCATCTCCTCGTCCAACGACGTGAACTACATGGTGCAGGCGGCCAAGGACAACGGCTTCGGCATCGAGGTCGGCCTGTTCCCGTTCAGCGACACCCAGCCCTACGTCGGCAACGCCATCGCGGGCACGTCGATGTGGCTGACCAGCGGCCTGGACGAGGCCACCCAGGACGGCGCGCTGACCTTCCTGCAGTACATGCACAACGCCCGCAACGCGGCCGACCGGCACAAGGCGAACAGCTTCGCCCCGGTCACCCACGCCTCGTTCGAGCTGCTGGAGCGGGAGGGCTGGTTCGAGCAGCACCCGTACCACCGGGTGGCCAGCGACCACGTCACCCGCTTCCCGGCCAAGGCGGTCCGGCCGGACGGCGTGCCCGCCGACGCGGTGCCCGCCCAGCAGGGCGCGGTGTTCGGCGACTTCGCCGGCAACCAGGACGTGATGACCCGCGCGATGGGCGACGTGCTCCGCGGCGCCGACCCGATCACCCGGTTCACCCAGGCCACCGAGGAGGCGCAGGCGCTGCTGGACACCTACAACGCCTACGCGCTCGGCGACTGGCCCCGCGACCCGGACGGCCCCAACAGCAGCCACAAGGTGGAGTACTTCACCACGCTGATGGCCGGGCGCGACTACTCCGCGGCCGATCTCGAGAACGTGGTGAAGCTCAACCGCTGA
- a CDS encoding thioesterase II family protein encodes MAGSWTAVLRAAQGQPEARVVLIPHAGAGPNVLMPLADCLPAAYDVLGVTLPGRERRFSESFKETPSDPHAVVEGVLDELVALPPLPTVLFGHSMGAAVAAAIALAKPEPFAGLVLSAYPSGGSAAERAGRWSDDDLVKIMRAGGGTPDEILASPFWREHVMALLRSDLTLGLRLAQVSFLGPVAVPLTVLGAHDDQLVPSAELPAWRERAGAGLRARMFDGGHFYLLAEPHVGEVAAEIARACLGNREDAQVQAEEGPW; translated from the coding sequence ATGGCCGGATCGTGGACGGCGGTGCTGCGGGCCGCCCAGGGACAACCCGAGGCACGCGTGGTGCTGATCCCGCACGCGGGAGCCGGGCCGAACGTGCTGATGCCGCTGGCAGATTGCCTGCCCGCGGCGTACGACGTGCTCGGCGTGACGCTGCCCGGCCGGGAGCGCCGGTTCTCCGAGAGCTTCAAGGAAACCCCGTCGGACCCGCACGCGGTGGTCGAGGGCGTGCTGGACGAGCTGGTCGCGCTGCCGCCGCTGCCGACCGTCCTGTTCGGGCACAGCATGGGCGCCGCGGTGGCCGCGGCGATCGCGCTGGCCAAGCCGGAACCGTTCGCCGGGCTGGTGCTCAGCGCCTACCCGTCCGGGGGTTCGGCGGCCGAGCGGGCCGGCCGGTGGAGCGACGACGACCTGGTCAAGATCATGCGCGCGGGGGGTGGCACCCCGGACGAGATCCTGGCCAGCCCGTTCTGGCGCGAGCACGTGATGGCGTTGCTGCGCTCGGACCTGACGCTGGGGTTGCGGCTGGCCCAGGTGAGCTTCCTCGGCCCGGTCGCCGTCCCGCTGACCGTGCTCGGCGCGCACGACGACCAGCTGGTGCCCTCGGCCGAGCTGCCCGCGTGGCGGGAGCGGGCCGGGGCGGGGCTGCGCGCGCGGATGTTCGACGGCGGGCACTTCTACCTGCTGGCGGAACCGCACGTGGGCGAGGTGGCTGCCGAGATCGCTCGAGCCTGCCTCGGCAATCGGGAAGACGCGCAGGTCCAGGCCGAGGAAGGACCCTGGTGA
- a CDS encoding SRPBCC domain-containing protein produces the protein MTEERTIREIKITRTIDAKPEQVFKAWTEPEHFTHWFGAPLPTISMDVRPGGSWKATLDYEGTEIPFYGVYSEVEENSRLVFSLIDPNDPEFEAKQAAGENEEAVTLTFTETNGKTKLAFRQTGYLPEEELPQAKEGWVSWFDALEEYLTKKS, from the coding sequence ATGACCGAAGAGCGCACGATCCGCGAGATCAAGATCACCCGCACCATCGACGCCAAGCCCGAGCAGGTGTTCAAGGCCTGGACCGAGCCCGAGCACTTCACCCACTGGTTCGGGGCGCCGCTGCCGACGATCTCGATGGACGTCCGTCCTGGCGGCAGCTGGAAGGCGACCCTCGACTACGAGGGCACCGAGATCCCCTTCTACGGCGTCTACAGCGAGGTCGAGGAGAACTCCCGCCTGGTGTTCTCGCTCATCGACCCGAACGACCCGGAGTTCGAGGCGAAGCAGGCCGCCGGCGAGAACGAGGAAGCCGTCACCCTGACCTTCACCGAGACCAACGGCAAGACCAAGCTGGCCTTCCGCCAGACCGGTTACCTCCCCGAGGAGGAGCTGCCCCAGGCCAAGGAAGGCTGGGTCAGCTGGTTCGACGCTCTCGAAGAGTACCTGACCAAGAAGTCCTGA